Proteins encoded in a region of the Rutidosis leptorrhynchoides isolate AG116_Rl617_1_P2 chromosome 9, CSIRO_AGI_Rlap_v1, whole genome shotgun sequence genome:
- the LOC139865783 gene encoding protein IQ-DOMAIN 29-like, whose product MGKSPENWIKTVPVPFGKISSKSNISKTATSKKKTSISIKARSKDLGADPTVISSPVRHVINVSRGHTQLEKCTRVKLMHDTADNVRNMLGLDSANDDEIIRLEQAATKVQAAIKGCMARRAFWALKGIIRLQALVRGHLVRRQAVATLSCMRTIIETVKGANLLQTSLKSEKLSNNAFSAKLLASLNNTMSLNIQYDPTEPNSVGNWLKRWSSSNFWDPLPRSKNNLVVKQTKLPTQEKDIIKWTKRNIRRVLTAKLGSNNNLLSNSSENKMPKRSARKISVSVAGPSEKSKVEKINNVNDRERPKPNDEVQPKPAILKVYQRRRKRQV is encoded by the exons ATGGGGAAGTCTCCTGAAAATTGGATTAAGACCGTGCCTGTGCCATTTGGGAAGATTTCGTCAAAATCCAATATTTCAAAA acggCTACTTCAAAGAAAAAAACCTCGATTTCTATTAAAGCACGGTCAAAGGATCTTGGTGCTGATCCGACGGTTATATCAAGTCCAGTTCGTCATGTCATCAATGTAAGCAGAGGACACACACAATTAGAGAAGTGTACCCGTGTCAAATTAATGCATGATACGGCTGATAATGTAAGAAATATGTTAGGATTAGATTCAGCAAATGATGATGAGATAATCAGGCTAGAACAGGCTGCTACAAAAGTACAGGCAGCCATCAAGGGATGCATG GCTCGCCGAGCATTTTGGGCCCTCAAAGGTATTATAAGGCTTCAAGCACTAGTTCGTGGTCATTTGGTGAGGAGACAGGCTGTTGCTACGTTGAGTTGCATGCGTACAATTATTGAAACTGTG AAAGGAGCCAACTTGCTACAAACTTCTCTCAAATCGGAGAAGCTATCAAATAATGCATTTAGTGCAAAG CTTCTCGCTTCATTAAACAATACTATGTCATTAAACATCCAGTATGATCCAACTGAACCCAATTCAGTTGGTAATTGGCTTAAGCGTTGGTCATCGTCTAACTTCTGGGACCCACTTCCTCGAAGCAAAAACAACCTTGTTGTAAAACAAACAAAATTACCAACTCAAGAAAAAGACATTATTAAATGGACAAAGAGAAATATTCGCAGAGTTTTGACAGCAAAACTTGGTAGTAATAACAATCTACTGTCAAATTCgtccgaaaacaaaatgccaaaaCGCTCAGCAAGAAAAATCTCAGTATCTGTTGCCGGGCCCTCTGAAAAGTCAAAAGTCGAGAAAATAAACAACGTAAATGATAGAGAACGACCCAAGCCTAATGATGAAGTGCAGCCGAAGCCCGCTATTTTGAAAGTTTATCAAAGGAGGAGAAAGAGACAGGTGTAG